The following coding sequences lie in one Mycobacterium sp. Z3061 genomic window:
- a CDS encoding MmpS family transport accessory protein, with protein sequence MNDPRRTQQFGPPQPGSSSAWAQHPGDSEPVDYPAYADEMPYASYGGGGGSPWSPGPYQPNATQQLPPQYWQQDGPPKAEQPPEGPPRSPRWLWFVAGAAVLLVIGLVVALVIANGSLKQQTAIEPLPPVPSTTVAPPTTRTTSPPSTTRRPPRTTTTAPPGTTTPPGAPNTPGAMQTVVYTVSGEGRAISVMYMDAGDMIQTEFNVALPWTKQVSLSTSAKAPASVTVVNIGHEITCSVTVAGVQVRQRTGQGLTICDAPR encoded by the coding sequence ATGAACGATCCACGTCGCACCCAGCAATTCGGTCCCCCTCAACCGGGGTCTAGTTCGGCGTGGGCGCAGCACCCCGGGGATTCGGAACCCGTCGATTACCCGGCATACGCCGATGAGATGCCCTACGCCAGCTACGGCGGCGGTGGCGGTTCGCCATGGTCGCCCGGCCCCTATCAACCCAACGCCACCCAGCAGTTGCCGCCGCAGTATTGGCAGCAGGATGGGCCGCCGAAGGCTGAACAACCCCCGGAGGGCCCGCCGCGTTCACCGCGCTGGTTGTGGTTCGTGGCCGGCGCGGCGGTGTTGCTCGTCATCGGTCTGGTCGTGGCGCTCGTCATCGCCAACGGATCGCTGAAGCAGCAGACCGCGATCGAACCCCTGCCGCCGGTGCCCAGCACCACGGTCGCTCCCCCGACCACCCGCACGACGTCGCCGCCCTCGACCACCCGCAGACCGCCACGCACCACCACGACCGCGCCGCCGGGTACGACCACGCCGCCCGGGGCGCCCAACACACCGGGGGCCATGCAGACGGTCGTCTACACCGTCTCCGGTGAGGGCCGCGCGATCAGCGTGATGTACATGGACGCCGGCGACATGATCCAGACCGAGTTCAACGTGGCCCTGCCGTGGACCAAACAAGTCAGCCTGTCCACCTCGGCGAAGGCCCCGGCGAGCGTCACGGTCGTCAACATCGGCCACGAGATCACCTGCTCGGTCACGGTGGCCGGGGTGCAGGTCAGACAGCGCACCGGACAGGGTCTGACCATCTGCGACGCCCCGCGCTAA
- a CDS encoding MFS transporter: MSDPGAGAADRQSAEPEDSQARRDELWPAAKRSRIAAWALWDCGSTGLNAITATFVFSVYLTSSVGEGTPGGATPESWLGRAGAVAGIVVALLAPVVGVWVASPHRRHVALGVLTGLAVVTTCGMSQIRDQPGYLFAGLALLAATAACGDLASVPYNAMLREFSTPATAGRISGFGWAAGYVGSVLLLILVYLGFMTGDGEQRGLLHLSTHDGLNVRAAMLLAAAWLAILGLPLLLVARRSTDPVTAAVVPQTSLLGGYRKLWIDISAEWRRDRNLVYFLVASAIFRDGLAAIFAFGAVLGVNVYTLSKADVLIFGVAGSVVAAIGAVLGGLIDHRVGSKLVIVVSLTAILASGLSLLALSGALAFWVCGLLLCLFIGPSQSSARALLLRMAQDGKEGVAFGLYTMTGRAVAFLGPWLFSVFVDIFGVARAGLGGICLVLLVGLLAMLKVRVPN; encoded by the coding sequence ATGAGTGACCCGGGGGCGGGCGCGGCGGATCGCCAGAGCGCCGAGCCTGAAGATTCGCAGGCTCGGCGCGACGAGCTGTGGCCCGCCGCGAAACGCTCCCGGATCGCGGCCTGGGCGCTGTGGGACTGCGGCTCCACAGGCCTGAACGCGATCACCGCGACCTTCGTGTTCTCCGTCTACCTGACCAGCAGCGTCGGGGAGGGCACCCCCGGCGGCGCCACGCCGGAGAGCTGGCTGGGACGCGCCGGAGCCGTCGCGGGGATCGTCGTGGCGTTGCTGGCGCCGGTCGTCGGCGTATGGGTGGCGTCGCCGCACCGAAGGCATGTCGCGCTGGGCGTGCTGACCGGTCTCGCGGTGGTGACGACGTGCGGAATGTCACAGATTCGCGATCAGCCCGGCTACCTGTTCGCGGGCCTGGCGCTGCTGGCCGCGACGGCGGCGTGCGGCGACCTGGCCAGCGTTCCGTACAACGCGATGCTGCGGGAGTTCTCGACGCCGGCGACGGCCGGGCGCATCTCCGGCTTCGGCTGGGCGGCGGGCTACGTCGGCAGCGTTCTGTTGCTGATCCTGGTCTATCTGGGCTTCATGACCGGCGACGGCGAGCAGCGCGGCCTGCTGCACCTGTCCACGCACGACGGGTTGAACGTGCGGGCGGCGATGCTGCTGGCCGCGGCATGGCTGGCGATCCTGGGACTGCCTTTGCTGCTCGTCGCCCGCCGGTCGACCGATCCGGTAACCGCAGCGGTCGTTCCGCAGACCAGCCTGCTCGGTGGCTACCGCAAGCTGTGGATCGACATCTCCGCGGAGTGGCGGCGCGACCGCAATCTCGTCTACTTCCTGGTGGCCAGCGCGATCTTCCGGGACGGCCTGGCGGCGATATTCGCGTTCGGCGCGGTGCTGGGCGTCAACGTCTACACCCTCTCGAAGGCCGACGTGCTGATCTTCGGGGTCGCCGGGAGCGTGGTGGCCGCGATTGGTGCGGTGCTGGGCGGGTTGATCGACCACCGGGTCGGCTCCAAGCTGGTCATCGTGGTGTCGCTGACGGCGATCCTCGCCTCGGGGCTCAGCTTGCTGGCCCTGTCCGGTGCGCTGGCTTTCTGGGTGTGCGGGCTGCTGCTGTGTCTCTTCATCGGCCCTTCCCAGTCGTCGGCGCGGGCGCTGCTGCTGCGCATGGCGCAGGACGGCAAGGAGGGTGTGGCCTTCGGGCTGTACACGATGACGGGCCGCGCGGTGGCCTTCCTCGGGCCGTGGTTGTTCTCCGTCTTCGTCGACATCTTCGGCGTGGCCCGGGCCGGTTTGGGCGGCATCTGCCTGGTGCTGCTGGTGGGGCTGCTGGCGATGCTGAAGGTGCGTGTCCCGAATTAG
- the cmrA gene encoding mycolate reductase (Catalyzes the final step in mycolic acid biosynthesis.): MPIPAPSPDARAVVTGASQNIGEALATELAARGHSLIITARREDLLNKLAARLADKYRVTVEVRPADLADPAERARLCDELATRPISILCANAGTATFGPVADLDPAGEKAQVQLNAVAVHDLTLAVLPGMIKRGAGGILISGSAAGNSPIPYNATYAATKAFANTFSESLRGEVRKHGVHVTLLAPGPVRTDLPEGDERSLVEKLVPDFLWISTEHTAQVSLDALERNKMRIVPGLTSKAMSVASGYAPRAIVAPIVGAFYKKLGGG, from the coding sequence ATGCCGATTCCCGCTCCCAGCCCCGACGCACGCGCCGTTGTCACCGGAGCTTCGCAGAACATCGGCGAGGCGCTGGCCACCGAGCTGGCCGCCCGCGGCCACAGCCTGATCATCACCGCGCGACGCGAGGACCTGCTCAACAAGCTTGCCGCCCGGCTCGCCGACAAGTACCGCGTCACCGTCGAGGTGCGGCCGGCCGACCTCGCCGACCCCGCCGAGCGCGCCAGGCTCTGCGATGAACTGGCCACCCGGCCGATCTCGATCCTGTGCGCCAACGCCGGCACCGCGACATTCGGTCCGGTCGCCGATCTCGACCCGGCCGGCGAGAAGGCCCAGGTGCAGCTGAATGCCGTTGCGGTGCATGACCTTACGCTGGCGGTGCTGCCGGGCATGATCAAACGCGGCGCCGGCGGAATCCTGATTTCGGGCTCAGCGGCCGGCAATTCGCCGATTCCGTACAACGCCACCTACGCCGCCACCAAGGCCTTCGCCAACACCTTCAGCGAATCGCTGCGCGGCGAAGTCCGCAAGCACGGCGTGCACGTCACGCTGCTCGCCCCCGGTCCGGTGCGCACGGATCTGCCCGAAGGCGACGAACGGTCGCTGGTGGAGAAACTGGTGCCCGACTTCCTGTGGATCTCGACCGAACACACCGCGCAGGTGTCGCTGGATGCGTTGGAGCGCAACAAGATGCGCATCGTCCCCGGGCTGACATCGAAGGCGATGTCGGTGGCGAGCGGATACGCGCCCCGGGCCATCGTGGCGCCGATCGTGGGCGCCTTCTACAAGAAGCTCGGCGGCGGATAG
- a CDS encoding helicase HerA-like domain-containing protein, giving the protein MSTESEPGPAQRIAAGYAVQGQALELGTVVVDGQSDPTAQIRIPLATINRHGLVAGATGTGKTKTLQLIAEQLSAAGVPVFMADVKGDLSGLSRPGEANDKTAARAKDTGDNWEPTGYPVEFLSLGTDGIGVPVRATVDSFGPVLLSKVLGLNATQESTLGLIFHWAKENNRPLVTLSNLRTVISHLAGDEGKADLKSLGGVSATTAGVILRALVNLAGEGGDTFFGEPKLDPNDLLRTDNQGRGTISLLEFSGQSLRPVIFSTFLMWLLADLFAQLPEVGDIDKPKLVFFFDEAHLLFADASKAFLEQVEQTVKLIRSKGVGVFFCTQLPTDLPNDVLSQLGARVQHALRAFTPDDQKALSKTVRTYPKTDVYELESALTSLGIGEAVVTVLSEKGAPTPVAWTRMRVPRSLMGAIGTDEVTKAAKASPLQAKYGQTIEQPEPPLITTGGQAPSIPDYPGLPTDYELPPMPAPAEPKGPAVWEEVLKNPTVKSGINTAIREAVRSIFGSGRRRR; this is encoded by the coding sequence ATGAGCACTGAATCAGAGCCGGGACCCGCGCAGCGCATCGCGGCGGGTTATGCCGTACAGGGCCAGGCGCTGGAGCTGGGCACCGTCGTCGTCGACGGCCAGTCCGACCCGACGGCGCAGATCCGGATTCCGCTGGCCACCATCAACCGGCACGGTCTGGTGGCCGGGGCCACCGGAACCGGCAAGACCAAGACGCTGCAGCTGATCGCCGAGCAGCTCAGTGCCGCCGGAGTGCCGGTATTCATGGCCGACGTGAAGGGCGACCTGTCCGGTCTGTCCCGTCCCGGAGAGGCCAATGACAAGACCGCCGCGCGCGCCAAGGACACCGGGGACAACTGGGAGCCGACGGGTTACCCGGTGGAGTTCCTGTCGCTGGGCACCGACGGCATCGGCGTGCCGGTGCGCGCGACGGTGGACAGCTTCGGGCCGGTTCTCTTATCGAAAGTGTTGGGCCTCAACGCTACTCAGGAGTCGACGCTCGGACTCATCTTTCACTGGGCAAAGGAGAACAACCGCCCGCTGGTCACCCTGAGCAATCTGCGGACGGTCATCAGCCACCTGGCCGGAGACGAGGGCAAGGCCGACCTGAAATCCCTGGGCGGGGTGTCGGCGACGACGGCGGGCGTCATCTTGCGGGCGCTGGTGAACCTCGCGGGCGAGGGCGGCGACACCTTCTTCGGTGAGCCGAAGCTGGACCCGAACGATCTGCTGCGCACTGACAACCAGGGCCGCGGCACGATCAGCCTGCTGGAGTTCAGTGGCCAGTCGTTGCGGCCGGTGATCTTCTCGACGTTCCTGATGTGGTTGCTGGCCGATCTGTTCGCGCAGCTGCCCGAAGTCGGCGACATCGACAAGCCCAAATTGGTGTTCTTCTTCGATGAGGCGCATCTGTTGTTCGCCGACGCGTCCAAGGCGTTCCTCGAGCAGGTCGAGCAGACCGTCAAGCTGATCCGGTCCAAGGGCGTCGGTGTGTTCTTCTGCACGCAGTTGCCCACCGACCTACCCAACGACGTGCTGTCGCAGCTCGGCGCCCGTGTCCAGCATGCGCTCCGGGCATTCACCCCCGACGATCAGAAGGCGCTGAGCAAGACCGTCCGCACCTACCCGAAAACCGATGTCTACGAACTGGAATCCGCGTTGACGTCGCTGGGGATCGGCGAGGCCGTGGTCACCGTCCTGTCCGAAAAGGGCGCGCCGACGCCGGTGGCCTGGACGCGCATGCGCGTGCCCCGGTCGCTGATGGGGGCCATCGGCACCGATGAGGTCACCAAGGCCGCCAAGGCAAGTCCGTTGCAGGCCAAGTACGGGCAGACGATCGAGCAGCCCGAGCCCCCGTTGATCACGACGGGCGGTCAAGCTCCGTCGATACCCGATTATCCGGGGCTGCCGACGGACTACGAGTTGCCACCCATGCCCGCGCCCGCCGAGCCGAAGGGGCCGGCCGTGTGGGAGGAAGTGCTCAAGAACCCCACGGTGAAGAGCGGGATCAACACTGCGATACGCGAAGCGGTGCGCAGCATCTTCGGCTCCGGACGCCGCCGGCGCTGA
- the orn gene encoding oligoribonuclease, whose product MRDELVWIDCEMTGLDLGSDKLIEIAALVTDADLNVLGDGIDVVIHADDAALSSMIDVVKDMHSRSGLTNEVRASVVDLATAEAMVLDYIHKHVKAPKTAPLAGNSIATDRSFIARDMPALDAFLHYRMIDVSSIKELCRRWYPRIYFGQPPKGLAHRALADIHESIRELQYYRRTAFVPQPGPATSEIAAVVADLQGETDTEEEIDSADERSSG is encoded by the coding sequence GTGCGTGACGAACTGGTGTGGATCGACTGCGAGATGACCGGGCTCGATCTGGGGTCGGACAAGCTGATCGAAATCGCCGCGCTGGTCACCGACGCGGACCTCAATGTTCTGGGCGACGGAATCGACGTGGTGATCCATGCCGACGACGCGGCGCTGTCATCGATGATCGACGTCGTCAAGGACATGCACTCCCGATCCGGGCTGACCAACGAGGTCAGGGCGTCCGTCGTCGACCTGGCCACCGCTGAAGCCATGGTCCTCGACTACATTCACAAGCACGTCAAAGCGCCCAAGACGGCGCCGCTGGCCGGCAATTCGATCGCTACCGACCGGTCCTTCATCGCCCGCGACATGCCGGCGCTGGACGCCTTCCTGCACTACCGGATGATCGACGTCAGCTCGATCAAGGAACTGTGCCGGCGTTGGTATCCGCGCATCTACTTCGGGCAGCCGCCCAAGGGGCTGGCGCACCGCGCGCTCGCCGATATTCACGAGTCGATCCGCGAATTGCAGTACTACCGGCGAACCGCGTTCGTCCCCCAGCCCGGGCCCGCTACCAGCGAAATCGCCGCCGTCGTGGCCGATCTTCAGGGCGAAACGGACACCGAAGAGGAAATCGATTCGGCCGACGAGCGCTCAAGCGGTTAG
- a CDS encoding TetR/AcrR family transcriptional regulator gives MSSANIESLRDRRRAELLSQIQHTAHELFAERGFDAVTTEDIAAAAGISISTYFRHAPTKEGLLVDPVREAISEMLDSFSTRPADESAVEVLIQLFVTHARDAGESSHLDTWQRAIVTAPHLLSKSTLVRESDQRKFVELVASRMGVDPATDMRPSLLVYTSLATVKFVINRFLTEATVPSEPFHVVMDEALRITLAGFGR, from the coding sequence ATGTCCTCAGCAAACATCGAATCGCTGCGCGACCGACGCCGGGCCGAGCTGCTCTCGCAGATCCAGCACACCGCGCACGAGCTTTTCGCGGAGCGCGGATTCGATGCCGTGACCACGGAGGACATCGCGGCGGCCGCCGGAATCTCGATCAGCACCTACTTCCGGCACGCGCCGACCAAGGAAGGTCTGCTGGTGGATCCCGTCCGCGAGGCCATCAGCGAGATGCTCGACTCGTTCAGCACCAGGCCGGCGGACGAATCAGCGGTCGAGGTGCTGATCCAGTTGTTCGTCACCCATGCCAGGGATGCCGGCGAGTCCAGCCATCTCGACACCTGGCAACGCGCGATCGTGACCGCCCCCCACCTGTTGAGCAAGTCGACGCTGGTGCGCGAATCCGATCAACGCAAGTTCGTGGAACTCGTTGCGTCGCGGATGGGCGTCGACCCGGCGACCGACATGCGCCCCTCGCTGCTGGTCTATACGAGCCTGGCCACCGTCAAATTCGTGATCAACCGCTTTTTGACCGAGGCCACCGTCCCATCCGAGCCGTTCCATGTGGTGATGGACGAGGCGCTGCGGATCACCCTGGCCGGGTTTGGACGTTGA
- a CDS encoding ABC transporter permease, which translates to MTTESEPAVRDDGVTAIQEWGVGYVDRHPLASLRTVGQQFVLGIRTTQYFFIDLFTGRFQWQEFVRQGAFMAGTAVLPTILVSLPISVTLSIQFALLAGQVGATSLAGAASGLAVIRQGASLVAAVLMAAAVGSAITADLGSRTMREETDAMEVMGVSVIRRLVVPRFAAAIMIGVALTGVVCFVGFFASYLFNVYFQNGAPGSFVSTFASFATTGDMILALLKAIIFGAIVAIVSAQKGLSTKGGPTGVANSVNAAVVESILLLMIVNVAISQLYIMLSPRTGL; encoded by the coding sequence ATGACCACCGAATCCGAACCCGCAGTGCGCGATGACGGCGTCACCGCCATTCAGGAATGGGGTGTCGGCTACGTCGACCGTCACCCGCTGGCATCGCTGCGGACCGTCGGCCAACAGTTCGTGCTCGGCATCCGCACCACCCAGTACTTCTTCATCGACCTGTTCACCGGCCGATTCCAGTGGCAGGAGTTCGTCCGCCAGGGCGCCTTCATGGCCGGCACCGCCGTGTTGCCGACGATCCTGGTATCGCTGCCGATCAGCGTCACCCTGTCGATTCAGTTCGCGTTGCTGGCCGGACAGGTGGGCGCCACCTCGTTGGCCGGAGCGGCCAGTGGGCTGGCGGTGATCCGGCAGGGCGCCTCACTGGTGGCTGCGGTACTGATGGCGGCGGCGGTGGGCTCGGCCATCACCGCCGACCTGGGTTCCCGGACGATGCGCGAAGAGACCGACGCGATGGAAGTGATGGGGGTGTCGGTGATCCGCCGCCTGGTGGTGCCGCGTTTCGCCGCCGCGATCATGATCGGTGTCGCGCTGACGGGCGTGGTGTGCTTCGTCGGGTTCTTCGCCAGCTACCTGTTCAACGTGTACTTCCAGAACGGCGCCCCGGGCAGCTTCGTCTCCACCTTCGCCTCGTTCGCCACCACCGGCGACATGATTCTGGCGCTGCTGAAAGCGATCATATTCGGGGCCATCGTCGCCATCGTCTCGGCACAGAAGGGGCTGTCCACCAAGGGCGGGCCGACCGGCGTGGCCAACTCGGTGAATGCCGCTGTGGTGGAGTCCATTCTGCTGCTGATGATCGTCAACGTCGCGATCAGCCAGCTCTACATCATGCTGTCACCCCGGACGGGGTTGTAA
- a CDS encoding ABC transporter permease: MTASPYMPLAPVTGRLIRLYRRGTKPISRLGHMLVFFVRALVAVPLTLRQYNGEFLRLLSNITWGNGSIVVGGGTAGVAVVLGMTVGALVGIEGYNFLDLLGLGPATGFVSSLVNTRELAPLMAAMAFAMQGGCRFTAQLGSMRIAEEIDAMESIAIRPIPYLVTTRLIASVMAMIPLYAACLAIGYLSTQVVVQISSGGSTGSYLHYFSMMLAGKDILYSLVKAVIFVWIASTIQCYYGFYASGGPEGVGVAAGHGMRASITVMIMVNMLLTMALWGVDAGARFGG, encoded by the coding sequence GTGACCGCGTCGCCCTACATGCCACTGGCGCCCGTCACCGGGCGCCTGATCCGGTTGTACCGCAGGGGAACCAAACCGATCAGCCGGCTGGGCCACATGCTGGTGTTCTTTGTGCGGGCGCTGGTTGCCGTTCCACTCACGCTGCGGCAGTACAACGGCGAGTTCCTGCGCCTGCTGTCCAACATCACCTGGGGCAACGGCTCGATTGTGGTGGGTGGTGGCACCGCCGGTGTGGCCGTGGTTCTCGGCATGACGGTCGGAGCGCTGGTCGGTATCGAGGGATACAACTTTCTCGACCTGCTTGGTCTGGGGCCGGCGACCGGCTTCGTGTCGTCGTTGGTGAACACCCGAGAGCTGGCCCCGCTGATGGCCGCCATGGCCTTCGCGATGCAGGGCGGTTGCCGATTCACCGCCCAACTCGGGTCGATGCGCATCGCCGAGGAGATCGACGCGATGGAATCGATTGCGATTCGGCCGATTCCGTACCTGGTGACCACTCGGCTCATCGCGTCGGTGATGGCGATGATCCCGCTCTACGCCGCATGCCTGGCCATTGGCTATCTGAGTACCCAGGTGGTGGTGCAGATCAGCAGCGGCGGTTCCACCGGGTCATACCTGCACTACTTCTCGATGATGCTGGCCGGCAAAGACATTCTCTATTCATTGGTCAAAGCCGTCATCTTCGTCTGGATCGCATCGACGATCCAGTGCTACTACGGCTTCTACGCCAGCGGCGGACCCGAGGGTGTGGGTGTGGCCGCCGGGCACGGCATGCGGGCCAGCATCACCGTGATGATCATGGTCAACATGCTGCTCACCATGGCGCTGTGGGGAGTCGACGCCGGCGCAAGGTTCGGTGGCTGA
- a CDS encoding MCE family protein, protein MKGNSFDTDGRGPSDRQLLGCGVAVALVATLLTVGLLYKSTGRLNDYVRVVADLINVGDGLPQKSDVKYHGVLVGMVNSVVPAAHGQPNFVHIDLKPEYAQSIPAAVTARVVPSNVFAVSSVQLVGNGPGVIIRPGAHIQEDKNLPTVLFQTTVSKLRDLLAAAGRGREDRSVGILAALAAATDHRRASLLNSGTQLNRLIDQLNSIVSTDAGPSTVSALLDATRGLQSTAPDLIDALHEAVEPMRTFAETRGQLTSLLAGAQSTIGTTYQSFDNHMDQLIRISSEMTPVLGVLAMRSNNFVPAVTKLDNLARKFMEEVWIPELGVGNMRTRISFTQTFAYSRADCPHYGELKGPSCYTAPLVPNKPDLPDVLLPQNYQPPKDLAPPPGTVVGPDGNLVAVGPPLVNPPPNLTDPNPPLPPFISPSPPIRTGANPDDPDPSPPAHGPLPPPPLLGPPAAGSLPSSYGGTVGPVGSDYERTMLGVITGRPATAATEILLGPVARGTTVSVTGGAK, encoded by the coding sequence TTGAAAGGCAATTCCTTCGACACCGACGGGCGCGGCCCCTCGGATCGTCAGCTACTGGGTTGCGGAGTGGCCGTTGCACTGGTGGCGACATTGCTGACCGTGGGCCTGCTGTACAAGTCGACGGGCCGGCTCAACGACTATGTGCGGGTGGTCGCCGATCTGATCAACGTGGGCGACGGCCTGCCGCAGAAGTCCGACGTCAAATACCATGGCGTGCTGGTCGGCATGGTCAACAGCGTGGTACCGGCGGCGCACGGTCAACCGAACTTCGTGCACATCGACCTGAAACCCGAATACGCCCAGTCGATTCCGGCTGCGGTGACCGCCCGCGTGGTGCCCAGCAATGTGTTCGCGGTGTCGTCGGTGCAATTGGTGGGTAACGGCCCAGGCGTGATCATCCGCCCCGGAGCCCACATCCAGGAAGACAAGAACCTGCCGACCGTGCTGTTCCAGACAACCGTCAGCAAGCTGCGCGACCTGCTCGCCGCGGCCGGCCGGGGCCGCGAAGACCGATCGGTCGGCATCCTGGCGGCGCTGGCGGCCGCTACCGACCACCGCCGGGCATCCCTGCTCAACAGCGGAACCCAGCTGAATCGGCTTATCGACCAACTCAATTCGATCGTGAGCACCGACGCCGGCCCTTCGACGGTGTCGGCGTTGCTGGACGCGACGCGGGGGCTGCAGTCCACCGCGCCCGACCTGATCGACGCGCTCCATGAAGCGGTCGAACCGATGCGGACCTTCGCCGAGACGCGCGGGCAGCTGACGTCGCTGCTCGCCGGTGCCCAGAGCACCATCGGCACCACCTATCAATCGTTCGACAATCACATGGATCAACTCATCCGGATCTCCTCCGAGATGACGCCGGTGCTGGGCGTGCTGGCGATGCGGTCGAACAACTTCGTCCCCGCCGTCACCAAACTGGACAACCTGGCCCGTAAGTTCATGGAAGAAGTCTGGATACCCGAACTCGGCGTGGGGAACATGCGAACCAGGATCTCGTTCACCCAGACGTTCGCCTATTCCCGTGCCGACTGCCCGCACTACGGCGAGCTGAAAGGCCCCAGCTGCTACACCGCACCGCTGGTCCCCAACAAGCCCGATCTGCCCGATGTGCTGCTGCCGCAGAATTACCAGCCACCCAAGGATCTGGCCCCGCCGCCGGGGACGGTCGTCGGTCCCGACGGGAACCTGGTCGCCGTCGGCCCACCGCTGGTCAATCCGCCACCCAACCTCACCGACCCCAATCCGCCACTGCCGCCGTTCATCTCGCCGTCGCCACCGATACGGACCGGCGCCAACCCGGACGACCCGGACCCGTCTCCCCCGGCGCACGGCCCGCTACCGCCACCGCCGCTGCTGGGTCCCCCCGCCGCGGGGTCGTTGCCTTCGTCCTATGGAGGCACCGTCGGTCCGGTCGGCAGCGACTACGAGCGCACGATGCTGGGCGTGATCACCGGACGCCCGGCCACTGCCGCCACCGAGATCCTGCTCGGCCCCGTGGCGCGCGGCACCACCGTGTCGGTGACCGGGGGTGCCAAGTGA
- a CDS encoding MCE family protein: MKFRGPLIGLTLFMVIALTLTWLVYVSLRRDVAGTTASYSAIFTDVYGLREGDDVRMAGVRVGRVEKVELDGKLARVSFVVQTDQHLFGNTVASVTYQNIVGQRYLGLSLGKEGSQAQLAPGATIPLERTDPSFDVTALLNGYEPLFSLLNPRDADNLTKGVIESLQGDTSSLATLISQTSTLTETFAGKDQALGDVITNLNKVVTNLAAQNANLDGVITQARDVVAALDQRRPELVSSMGSLSRMVSNLSVAAEQDYPALREFIDRRPGVARHLMDVEPQVAFFGDNIPLLLKGLVRVGNQGAYGNAYLCDLNMFGFFPGLNDVVPIIVNAATPGNQAWHTPRCRNTNGAPGG, from the coding sequence GTGAAGTTCCGGGGACCCCTGATCGGCCTGACGCTGTTCATGGTCATCGCGCTCACCCTGACGTGGCTGGTGTACGTGAGCCTGCGGCGTGACGTCGCCGGGACCACGGCGTCCTACTCGGCGATATTCACCGATGTGTATGGGCTTCGCGAGGGTGACGACGTCCGGATGGCCGGGGTGCGCGTCGGCCGGGTCGAAAAGGTGGAACTCGACGGCAAGCTCGCGAGGGTCTCGTTCGTGGTGCAGACAGACCAGCACCTGTTCGGCAACACGGTCGCCTCGGTGACCTACCAGAACATCGTCGGGCAGCGCTATCTCGGACTGTCTCTGGGGAAGGAGGGAAGTCAGGCCCAGCTGGCGCCGGGAGCCACCATTCCCCTGGAACGCACCGATCCGTCCTTCGACGTCACGGCGCTGCTCAACGGCTACGAGCCGCTGTTCAGCCTGCTGAATCCGCGCGACGCCGACAACCTCACCAAGGGCGTCATCGAGTCGCTGCAGGGCGACACCTCATCCCTTGCCACGTTGATCAGCCAAACATCCACGCTCACCGAGACTTTCGCCGGCAAAGATCAGGCGCTCGGTGACGTGATCACCAACCTCAACAAGGTTGTCACCAACCTCGCCGCGCAGAACGCAAACCTTGACGGGGTGATCACGCAGGCCCGTGACGTGGTCGCCGCCCTCGACCAGCGCCGGCCGGAGCTGGTGTCCTCCATGGGTTCCCTGTCGCGAATGGTGAGCAACCTGTCGGTCGCGGCCGAACAGGACTATCCGGCACTACGGGAATTCATCGATCGCCGGCCGGGCGTCGCCCGCCACCTGATGGATGTGGAACCTCAGGTGGCGTTCTTCGGCGACAACATCCCGCTGCTGCTTAAAGGGCTTGTGCGGGTGGGCAACCAGGGCGCTTACGGCAACGCCTACCTGTGCGACCTGAACATGTTCGGGTTCTTCCCCGGCCTCAACGACGTGGTGCCGATCATTGTCAACGCCGCGACGCCCGGCAACCAAGCGTGGCACACCCCCCGCTGCCGCAATACGAACGGGGCTCCCGGTGGCTGA